The sequence GCCCCCCGAGCCGAAGCCCACCCCCGTGGTTCCCCCGGCACCGCCCCCCGGGCCTACCCCGGCGGAGCTGGCCCAGCAGAAGCTCGCCGCGCTGGTGCAGGAAGCCCAGCAGGCGCTGAAGGTGGGCGACCTGGACAAGGCCGAGGACACCCTGGGCAAGACGCGCAAGGACGGCAAGCTGCCGCCCGAGGCCCAGGCGGTGGCCGCCACGCTGGAGGCCGAGCGCAAGGCGGACCGGGCCCTGCGCGACGGCCAGACGGCCCTCCGGAACAAGAAGTTCGACGAGGTCGACCGCCAGCTGGCGCTCGCCGAGTACACCACGGCGTTCGCCAAGAACCGCGATGACCTGGCCGCGGCGCTGGCCAAGGCCCGCGAGGCCCAGGCCAAGACCGAGCCGAAGGTGCCCGTGCTCGCCGGAAAGCCCTCCTCGGGCCCCTCCACCCCCAGCGCCCAGGAGCAGGCGCGGGCCGCCTACGACGACGCCGTGAAGCTTTTCAAAGCCCGGCAAATCGGACCTGCCATCGAGCAGGGTAAAAAGTGCGTGGAGCTTGATTCCAACAACGGTGAATGCCACATGGTGCTCGGCGCCGCGTATGCCACGCAGAAGGACATGACCACGGCCGCCGAGCACTACCGCAAGTTCCTGAAGCTGGCCCCGGACCACAAACAGGCTCCCAAGGTCAAAAAGAGCCTGGAAGAGTACGAGAGCCAGCAGACCCCCAAGCAATAAGACGGATTCGGCCCATCCGTTCCACCCGAGTTTCCTAACCGCAGGCGAGGAGAGGCTGTGCAGATTCGCATCCTGGTTGTCGATGACGAGCAGGACAACTGCGACTACCTGAAGCTGGTGCTGACCCGGGAGGGCTACGAGGTCATCACCACCACGGATCCCACCCAGACGGTGGACATCCTTCGGGGGTCGGATTTCCACCTCGTCATCCTCGACATGATGATGCCGCAGATGTCCGGCACGGAAGTGCTGGAGCAGATCCGCAAGTACGACACGGACATCGCGGTCATCGTCGCCACGGCCTACCCCACGGTGGACACGGCGGTCGCCTCGCTCAAGGCGCAGGCCTCCGACTACGTGAAGAAGCCGATGGAGCCGGACCAGTTCATCACCGCCGTGCGCAACGCCCTGCAGAAGAAGGGGCTGTCGCAGGATCCGGAGGCCGACCTCCACCGCGCCATCGGCCGCGTCATCCGCGATGCGCGCAAGACGCAGGAGCTGACGCTCAAGCAGCTCGCGCGGCGCACGGGGCTCTCCGTGTCCCTGCTGTCGCAGATCGAGCGCGCCGAGTCCTCGGCCTCCATCTCGTCGCTGTACAAGATCGCCTCCGCGCTCCAGCTGCGCATGGGCGAGCTGTTCGGCGACACCTGAGCGCGCCGCCCTAGCGGCCCTGGAACCGGGGGGCGCGTTTCTCCAGAAACGCCGCCC is a genomic window of Stigmatella erecta containing:
- a CDS encoding response regulator — encoded protein: MQIRILVVDDEQDNCDYLKLVLTREGYEVITTTDPTQTVDILRGSDFHLVILDMMMPQMSGTEVLEQIRKYDTDIAVIVATAYPTVDTAVASLKAQASDYVKKPMEPDQFITAVRNALQKKGLSQDPEADLHRAIGRVIRDARKTQELTLKQLARRTGLSVSLLSQIERAESSASISSLYKIASALQLRMGELFGDT